A section of the Polynucleobacter sp. AP-Jannik-300A-C4 genome encodes:
- a CDS encoding complex I NDUFA9 subunit family protein, whose amino-acid sequence MKYDILLIGGNGFVGRVLAAQLQSEGYSVLLPTRHLVSARELRMLPKVHLEDADVHEFDVLQELCSRIKPGGAVINLVGVLHDKPAQPYGKVFEAAHVELPKNIITAMQLHGLKRYLHMSALGADSNGPSMYQRSKGDGEAAVKASNLDWTIFRPSVIFGAQDQFINLFAKLTKLFPAMPLANSGAQFQPVSVDDVASAFTKSLKMPSTIHQSYDLVGPTVYTMKEIVEFAARKVNTKCAIIPVPDFVGHLQALAFEFLPVPTLMSRDNIASMQLPNILPLNGVDALTKIFSISRRTLEGMK is encoded by the coding sequence ATGAAATATGACATTCTGCTAATTGGCGGTAACGGTTTTGTCGGTAGAGTTTTGGCTGCTCAGTTGCAATCTGAGGGCTATTCTGTTTTATTGCCGACTAGACACTTAGTATCTGCACGTGAATTACGTATGCTGCCAAAAGTGCATCTAGAAGATGCTGATGTGCATGAGTTTGATGTTTTGCAAGAGCTTTGCTCGCGAATCAAGCCTGGTGGTGCAGTCATTAATTTAGTGGGCGTACTGCATGACAAGCCTGCACAGCCTTATGGAAAAGTATTTGAAGCTGCGCATGTAGAGCTTCCCAAAAATATTATCACTGCTATGCAGTTGCACGGCCTAAAACGTTATCTACATATGAGCGCATTGGGTGCAGACTCAAATGGCCCATCAATGTATCAGCGTAGTAAAGGTGATGGCGAGGCCGCTGTAAAGGCTAGCAATCTTGACTGGACTATTTTTAGACCTTCAGTCATTTTTGGTGCCCAAGATCAGTTCATTAATTTGTTTGCTAAGTTGACAAAGTTATTTCCAGCCATGCCCTTAGCAAACTCTGGGGCACAGTTTCAGCCGGTGAGCGTGGATGATGTGGCTAGTGCATTTACCAAGTCACTAAAAATGCCATCTACTATTCATCAATCTTATGATTTGGTGGGGCCTACTGTTTACACCATGAAAGAGATTGTGGAATTTGCTGCGCGTAAGGTCAACACAAAATGTGCCATTATTCCTGTTCCTGATTTTGTTGGGCATCTTCAAGCTTTAGCTTTTGAGTTTCTGCCTGTCCCAACCTTAATGTCGCGTGACAATATTGCATCCATGCAGTTGCCTAATATCCTCCCGCTCAATGGAGTAGACGCATTGACTAAGATCTTTAGCATCAGCCGTCGTACATTAGAAGGCATGAAATAA
- a CDS encoding polynucleotide adenylyltransferase — protein sequence MKIYAVGGAIRDTLMGLPIHDIDYVVVGSSVEEMIAQGFRPVGKDFPVFLHPETQAEYALARTERKTGKGYKGFMFYADPTVTLEQDLERRDLTINAMAQEVDADGKWVGPILDPYNGQQDLAAKVFRHVSDAFSEDPLRLLRIARFAARFPEFIVAPETMAALQAIVHSNELSALSAERIWQELARGLTASKPMRMFQVLLDAGAAKVLLPSTLTSHLAKEEYREQLIACLHAANQLEDRCAVTLMHLPACEIRSWSECVKMPNDLRDFSEIFSELNLLIEKTVGDLGGVYQSADILTWFNRADVWRKPDRGYALLDLAKRIGLNVGTLISAMQNAQSLNTVEIIEGVPADQRTNGERIRSAVDAARLLAITAAINN from the coding sequence ATGAAGATTTATGCGGTCGGTGGCGCTATTCGGGATACCCTGATGGGCTTGCCTATACACGACATTGATTATGTTGTAGTTGGCTCTAGCGTAGAAGAGATGATTGCTCAGGGCTTTCGTCCGGTGGGTAAAGATTTTCCAGTGTTCTTGCATCCAGAGACGCAGGCTGAATATGCATTAGCGCGTACAGAGCGGAAAACGGGGAAGGGTTATAAAGGCTTTATGTTTTATGCTGACCCGACGGTCACGCTAGAGCAGGACCTAGAGCGTCGAGATTTAACTATTAATGCAATGGCACAAGAGGTCGACGCGGATGGTAAATGGGTGGGTCCTATTTTGGATCCCTACAACGGCCAGCAAGATTTAGCAGCTAAGGTATTTCGTCATGTGTCCGATGCGTTTTCCGAAGACCCTTTACGTCTTTTGCGTATCGCTCGTTTTGCAGCCCGTTTCCCTGAATTCATAGTAGCGCCAGAAACCATGGCCGCCTTGCAGGCAATTGTTCATTCCAATGAATTATCAGCACTTTCAGCTGAGAGAATCTGGCAGGAGTTGGCTAGAGGGTTGACTGCGAGCAAGCCAATGCGCATGTTCCAAGTTTTGCTAGATGCTGGCGCAGCTAAGGTATTGCTACCATCAACGCTGACATCTCATTTGGCTAAAGAAGAATATCGTGAGCAGCTCATTGCATGCCTGCATGCCGCAAATCAGCTGGAAGATCGCTGTGCTGTCACCCTCATGCATCTACCTGCTTGCGAAATTCGTTCATGGTCTGAGTGCGTCAAGATGCCAAATGACTTGCGTGACTTCAGTGAAATATTTAGTGAGCTCAATCTACTGATTGAGAAAACAGTTGGTGACCTCGGTGGCGTATATCAATCCGCTGATATATTGACTTGGTTCAATCGCGCAGATGTTTGGCGTAAGCCTGATCGTGGGTATGCATTGCTCGATTTAGCTAAACGTATTGGTTTAAATGTCGGCACTTTAATTTCAGCAATGCAAAATGCTCAATCGCTCAACACGGTGGAAATTATTGAAGGTGTTCCTGCAGACCAGAGGACTAATGGTGAAAGAATTCGTAGTGCGGTTGATGCTGCGAGACTCTTGGCAATTACTGCAGCCATAAACAACTAA
- a CDS encoding lytic transglycosylase domain-containing protein: MKKRFDVFSIWQKAAGGILFLALLSSSPSIFAEKVKKTVPAKVSRISAFEVTEGDRTFIELREAAKRNDAVRAQTLAASLSNYPYEDYVSYFRIKPQLFDSAGVARADSNVDSQVVAFLNQYQGTALADRMRNDWLLVLGKRKDWSSFDAEYPKFVLDDDTQVKCYALQSKLAQGENPTKVAIDARAILLDPRNFGQACQELVPALVVTGGMTPSEAKAIGRAASEMGFDTMSRRLGGEDPIADIVKVAKADPAKAFRDFSQNASRYSKENQAVAWGVIGQFLAKKLDPNADDAYRFQQELGYNDLLSTEGQEWKVRAGLRAKDWVLVKNAIEGMNPVVRSRDPAWTYWYARALKVDSQNEKARENLELIADQYNFYGQLAREDLGKSNHAPARTKVSDAEIESMSQRKGFIRGERFYAMNLRFEGNRDWNWELRNMSDKQLLAAAEYAKRIGLYDRVVNTADRTKQEHDFSLRYPTPYRDELSPIAKQIDLNLAWAYGLIRQESRFIMNASSSVGASGLMQVMPNTAKYVAKKIGMTSYTNDKLADTNTNLTLGSNYLNMVLVDLDGSWVLASAAYNAGPSRSKTWREKLTSPTEGAIFAETIPFNETRTYVKNVLANATYYSSVMHGQTQSLKQRLGVIAPKAANASELP; the protein is encoded by the coding sequence GTGAAAAAGAGGTTTGATGTTTTTAGTATTTGGCAAAAAGCTGCGGGCGGAATTCTATTTCTGGCTCTATTGAGCAGTTCGCCCAGTATTTTTGCTGAGAAGGTGAAGAAAACCGTTCCCGCTAAAGTGAGCAGAATTTCAGCCTTTGAAGTTACTGAGGGTGATCGCACCTTTATTGAGTTGCGTGAAGCGGCCAAAAGAAATGATGCGGTCCGTGCGCAAACCTTAGCTGCTAGCCTCTCCAATTACCCATATGAAGACTATGTAAGCTATTTCCGTATCAAACCTCAGCTATTTGATAGTGCTGGTGTGGCGCGAGCCGATAGTAATGTGGACTCACAGGTAGTGGCTTTTCTAAATCAATATCAAGGTACTGCTCTGGCTGATCGGATGCGTAATGATTGGCTACTCGTTTTAGGTAAGCGAAAAGATTGGTCAAGTTTTGATGCTGAATATCCGAAGTTTGTTTTGGATGACGACACGCAAGTGAAGTGCTATGCACTGCAGTCAAAATTGGCGCAGGGGGAGAACCCAACTAAAGTCGCAATCGATGCCCGCGCAATACTATTAGATCCACGTAATTTTGGTCAGGCTTGCCAAGAATTGGTACCCGCCCTAGTTGTTACTGGGGGAATGACGCCGAGTGAGGCTAAGGCAATTGGCCGTGCTGCTAGTGAAATGGGTTTTGACACCATGTCACGCCGCCTGGGTGGTGAAGATCCGATTGCTGATATTGTGAAGGTAGCCAAAGCAGACCCTGCAAAAGCATTTAGAGATTTTTCTCAAAATGCATCGCGCTATAGCAAAGAAAACCAGGCCGTAGCTTGGGGCGTAATTGGTCAGTTCCTTGCAAAGAAATTAGATCCGAATGCGGATGATGCATATCGTTTTCAACAAGAACTGGGCTATAACGACCTTCTTTCAACTGAAGGGCAAGAGTGGAAAGTGCGAGCAGGTCTACGCGCAAAAGACTGGGTGCTGGTAAAGAACGCAATTGAAGGCATGAATCCTGTCGTTCGTAGTAGAGATCCCGCTTGGACTTATTGGTATGCACGTGCATTAAAAGTTGATAGCCAAAATGAAAAAGCACGGGAGAACCTTGAACTCATTGCTGACCAGTACAACTTTTATGGACAGCTTGCTCGCGAAGACTTGGGTAAATCGAATCATGCGCCTGCAAGAACCAAAGTGAGTGATGCAGAAATCGAATCCATGTCTCAGCGCAAAGGCTTTATTAGGGGTGAGCGCTTCTATGCCATGAATTTGCGCTTTGAAGGTAATCGCGACTGGAATTGGGAGTTGCGTAATATGAGTGATAAGCAGTTGCTTGCAGCCGCTGAATACGCTAAGCGGATTGGTTTGTACGACCGCGTTGTGAATACGGCTGATCGTACTAAGCAAGAGCATGACTTTAGCTTACGCTACCCAACCCCTTATCGCGATGAGCTATCACCAATTGCCAAACAAATTGATTTGAACTTGGCGTGGGCATATGGCTTGATTCGCCAAGAGTCACGCTTCATCATGAATGCCTCATCATCAGTTGGTGCCTCAGGATTAATGCAGGTGATGCCAAATACAGCGAAGTATGTTGCCAAGAAAATTGGTATGACTTCGTATACCAATGACAAGCTGGCAGACACTAATACTAATTTAACTTTGGGCAGTAATTATTTGAATATGGTCTTGGTAGATTTAGATGGATCTTGGGTTCTCGCATCTGCCGCCTATAACGCTGGACCATCACGATCTAAAACTTGGCGGGAAAAACTCACTAGCCCGACTGAAGGCGCGATCTTTGCAGAAACGATTCCATTTAATGAGACGCGCACCTATGTAAAAAACGTTTTGGCGAATGCAACGTATTATTCATCGGTGATGCACGGTCAGACACAGTCTTTAAAACAGCGTTTAGGGGTAATCGCTCCTAAAGCAGCAAACGCATCAGAGCTACCTTAG
- a CDS encoding 5-formyltetrahydrofolate cyclo-ligase, with product MHGNSPKSLRQDLLAQRKQFAASASYPMAREAILTGLAGFLADHDTQVQSLALYCPIQDELDLRPTLLAWAEGNKARTLALPFARPDKHLDFYAWQAGDLLIPSRHGVPEPDPNNPRRHQVTPDCILIPCVGWSESSVGNKTRYWRLGYGGGYFDRTLAQLRKAKPSLLCVGIGFDWQKLDDAQWQAQTHDEPLDAMLTESGLLITY from the coding sequence ATGCACGGCAATTCTCCAAAATCGCTACGGCAGGACTTACTTGCCCAAAGGAAACAGTTTGCGGCTAGCGCAAGCTATCCCATGGCACGAGAAGCTATTTTGACTGGCTTAGCTGGTTTTCTGGCCGACCATGACACTCAAGTTCAATCTCTTGCCTTGTATTGCCCCATACAAGATGAACTGGATCTTCGGCCGACACTATTAGCTTGGGCCGAGGGCAATAAAGCTAGAACGCTAGCACTCCCTTTTGCGCGCCCCGATAAACATTTAGATTTTTATGCCTGGCAAGCGGGTGACTTACTAATTCCAAGTCGCCACGGCGTGCCGGAGCCAGACCCGAATAACCCTCGTAGACATCAAGTCACTCCAGACTGCATCTTGATTCCCTGTGTAGGCTGGTCAGAATCCAGCGTGGGTAATAAAACGCGTTATTGGCGACTTGGGTATGGGGGTGGATACTTTGACCGCACCTTAGCCCAACTACGTAAAGCTAAACCAAGCCTACTGTGCGTAGGCATTGGCTTTGATTGGCAAAAATTAGATGATGCTCAATGGCAGGCTCAAACACATGATGAGCCTTTGGATGCCATGCTGACTGAGTCAGGCCTATTAATTACTTATTGA